In Desulfovibrio sp. 86, the following proteins share a genomic window:
- a CDS encoding biotin/lipoyl-binding protein has translation MSNEKQKMTVFKNDRHEDVASIIFAGLVVLFVLGYMAFIVPTVKVKASQDGKLISVAVEKGAQVKKGDTIYTLEVVEKKWKDNVMEEKVVTRDVSIKANGKVLEVPGKPGSVVKKGKDTIIILDHEKGTLP, from the coding sequence ATGAGTAACGAAAAGCAGAAAATGACAGTCTTTAAAAATGACCGGCATGAAGATGTCGCTTCCATCATTTTCGCCGGGCTTGTAGTACTTTTCGTCCTTGGCTACATGGCCTTTATTGTGCCCACGGTGAAAGTGAAAGCCAGTCAGGATGGAAAACTCATTTCCGTCGCGGTGGAAAAAGGCGCACAGGTCAAAAAGGGAGACACCATATACACCCTCGAAGTTGTTGAAAAAAAGTGGAAAGACAACGTAATGGAAGAAAAGGTGGTCACCCGCGACGTGAGTATAAAAGCCAATGGCAAGGTGCTTGAAGTGCCAGGCAAGCCTGGCTCAGTGGTAAAAAAAGGTAAAGATACCATCATCATACTGGATCATGAAAAAGGCACGTTACCTTAA
- a CDS encoding YeiH family protein → MEDRGLLGKIIAIIPGLALMVGTLAVLRMYVVPWLGGITLFGIKGWPVQVLSLNYILLSIIAGMLFRNVLFGGQIPAWADAGFRTTRLFIKTGVIMLGSLYTLQSLLKLGVSAALLIMAFVFGTVFLIMFLSKLWKVDRSVAAVMAAACGVCGVSAAVAAAPGVRARPVDLALAIATILGFGIVTMFISPFIGKALNLSDLQYGAWVGTGILNSGQVLATCLAFNPVIAPGTAVAYGEVWNVVRVISIPFVVFAITVWYWKGEGEAEHISLKEILVSKFPIFVLGFFGMTALSSLGMLGAEGSETLHFLRDCMQWIFGIGLVGQGAYIDFREIKAAGGKPLRLGLTAGMAKYVLALVVILLFMPKTGAF, encoded by the coding sequence ATGGAAGACAGAGGACTGCTGGGTAAAATCATAGCCATTATCCCCGGCCTTGCATTGATGGTCGGCACATTGGCTGTACTGCGTATGTATGTGGTTCCCTGGCTGGGTGGCATAACGCTTTTTGGCATTAAGGGCTGGCCCGTTCAGGTGTTGAGCCTTAACTATATCCTGCTTTCCATCATTGCAGGCATGCTGTTTCGCAACGTGCTTTTTGGAGGCCAAATTCCTGCCTGGGCTGATGCTGGCTTTCGCACAACTCGTCTGTTCATCAAAACAGGCGTTATCATGTTGGGTTCCCTGTATACCCTTCAAAGCCTTCTCAAGCTCGGCGTCAGCGCCGCGCTGCTGATCATGGCCTTTGTGTTTGGCACCGTCTTTCTCATCATGTTTCTGAGCAAATTATGGAAAGTCGACCGCTCTGTGGCGGCGGTTATGGCAGCGGCCTGCGGCGTGTGCGGCGTTTCCGCCGCTGTGGCGGCAGCACCGGGCGTGCGCGCACGGCCGGTCGATCTGGCGCTTGCCATAGCCACCATCCTCGGTTTCGGCATTGTGACCATGTTCATCAGCCCCTTTATCGGCAAAGCTCTTAACCTGTCAGACCTGCAATACGGCGCGTGGGTGGGTACAGGCATTCTGAATTCAGGCCAGGTGCTTGCCACATGCCTTGCCTTCAACCCCGTGATCGCTCCGGGAACAGCCGTTGCCTACGGCGAAGTGTGGAACGTGGTGCGCGTCATCAGCATTCCCTTCGTGGTATTTGCCATCACCGTCTGGTACTGGAAGGGCGAAGGCGAGGCCGAACATATCAGCCTCAAAGAAATCCTTGTCTCCAAGTTCCCCATCTTCGTTCTGGGTTTTTTCGGCATGACTGCCCTGTCTTCTTTGGGAATGCTCGGCGCCGAAGGATCTGAGACGCTGCATTTTCTGCGTGACTGCATGCAGTGGATCTTCGGTATCGGCCTGGTGGGACAGGGGGCGTACATCGACTTTCGCGAAATCAAGGCCGCTGGCGGCAAGCCTTTGCGCCTTGGCCTGACAGCGGGTATGGCAAAATATGTGTTGGCACTTGTCGTTATTTTGTTGTTCATGCCCAAAACCGGCGCATTCTAG